AATGGCAGGAGGAGTTGAAGGTTATCGGACATTCGCATTGGGCCAGATTTGCGCTGACCACTAACCACGAGCGCAACACCTTTCTGCACGGTACGAAGTTCATGGGGCAGACTGAAAAAGCATGGACTTGGTAAGAACCGGTCGCAGCTCATGATGCGGTTGATGCACCGCCAGTGCGGGTGCGTTTGCTCGAGCCGGCCATTAAACCAGCGGGCTCACGTTCACTTTCTAACAAGGGTAAGCGATCAAGAAAGCGAGACGACGACCGATGGGAGCGTCCCTCCAAAATAAGTCTGGCCTCTACCTCGAATGCTTCTTTCATTTGCCACTTGACGGCCTTGGCTTTGCGTCTGCCTTTCATGAACAACCTCACAGTTGATTGACTTGAGAGGAGGGGCTGAATCGATTCGAAACGCAGCTACCTACGAGCAGCAAGTCGAATCAATACGCCTAGACGAAAACTCGGCTACCAATGCACGCAGCGTTTCGTTTGGACTAGGCACGCATCATTGCAGAGTGCTTTGTGAGAGGAGAACCTCAATAGTGGTGCTGCTCGGATCAACACCGATTAACTCGCCTTGCGAGATTTGCAGGTGACGAGCCAAAAAAACATGTGGAAAGGATGACCCATACGCCATGAAGCTTCAGTCACTTCGCCTATCGAACTTTCAGTCCTTCGGGTTAACTCCAACCGAGTTAACGTTCGAAAACATCACGTACCTGATCGGCCCCAATGGTTCGGGTAAGACCGCGGCCCTTCAGGCCTTATGCAGGCTCTTTGCTTTTGACCCCTCAATGAGAAGGATTCAGCGATCCGATTTTCACGTGTCGCATACCGAGCTGGAGGTACCTGCTGAGCGGGTGCTGTGGATTGAGGCGGACTTCATTTTCCCCGAGCTTGCCACGGATGACGACAGCACCACTGTCGCTCCTCACTTCGGCCACATGCGTCTGGATGAGCCGAACGGTATCCCCCGCGTCCGCTATCGACTCCGCGCGACCATGGGCATCGATGGCGATATTGATGAAAGCCTGGTGTACGTACTCGATGTGGATGCAGATGGAGCACCGCTCAACACTGCCCAAGTCGCTCGCTCGGAGCGCAATCACATTCACGTGCACTATCTGCCAGCGAGGCGCGATCCTGCTGACCACATTGCTTACAGTGCCAATGCGCTGCTTGGGCGGATTGTGCGATCGGTACAATGGGACAAGGAGCGTGTCGCGATTCGGGAATTGACTACCCAGATCAGTGAAAGCCTTTCCGCCAATCCATGCATCGACGCCTTCAGCACCAGCTTGGCCTCCGCATGGGGTGCCCTGCATAAAGGCAGTTTTTTTACCGATCCCAGAATCACCTTCATCGCATCTGAAATCGAGTCTCTACTACGTCATCTTTCCGTATCGTTCACTCCAGGGCACGAAGACAATTTTGTAGATTTCGCACGATTGAGTGATGGGCAGAAGTCGATGCTCTACCTGTCTCTCGTCTTGTCCTCTCAGGCTATCGGTAGAGCCGTGATGTCCGGAGAGAACAAATCCTTCGATCTGGATCGACTGCGGCCGCCTGTGTTTACCCTCATCGCGGTGGAGGAGCCTGAAAACAGCTTGTCTCCTCACTACCTGGGCCGCATCGTCAATGCGCTAGATGCGATGGCCGCGCACCCCGACGCTCAAGCGTTGATAGCAACCCATGCTCCTTCGATGCTGCGACGGGTGGAGCCCGAGCACATTCGTTATTTGCGACTGACGCAGGATCGGCAAACACGAATCGCACAGATCGTTTTGCCGGCTGAAGCGGACATCGCTCATAAATATGTGCGCGAAGCGGTCCAGGCATTCCCCGAGGTTTATTTTTCTCGGCTGGTGGTGCTCGGCGAAGGAGACAGCGAGGAGATTGTTTTGCCGAGGCTGTTGCGGGCCAAGGGTATACCCGTCGACGAATCGGCGATCACCATCGCTCCTCTGGGTGGAAGGCATGTGAATCATTTTTGGCGCCTTCTGGCCGGCCTTCGGATTCCCTATGTGACCCTGCTTGATTTGGATGTGGCCCGCTACGCGGCTGGCTGGGGACGGATCAAGTACGTCAATGATCAGCTCGAGCAACATGAGCCGGAGAAGGCACTCACTACAACGGTCACCACCCCCAAATGGAATGAGGACACGCTGTTAGTCAGAAGGGATCATTTTTTTTGGCTGGATGGCGTTAATCGCAATCTATTCGAAGTACTGCAGGAGCGGGGCGTGTTTTTCGCTTACCCCATGGATCTGGATTTCGCGATGTTATTGTCTTATCCAGACGCGTATGGCGTGGTTAAAACGGCTCCTACAATCGACATCGTCAAGGCTGTACTCGGGAAAAGCCATCACAACGCGTCCCAGTACACTCCAGATGAGCTTTTGCTGTTCGATACCTACCATCAGAGCTTTAAGCTGGGCAGTAAGCCGGCATCGCACCTGGAGGCACTGGCGACCTTGACCGATCAACAATTGCTGGATGCCATGCCGAAGTCATTGAGTGATTTATCGGACGCGCTCATTGCCATGCTGCAGGAGCTTCCAGAATGATTGAAGCTCTGGCGTGGCGCCCGGCTGATAACCTGACCCTTGAACCCAATGCGCTGCGCGCTGCGAAAGAGCAGCAAGATTGCCTGGCCCTGACAGCGGGGCCTGGGGCAGGCAAAACCGAAATGCTGGCGCAGCGTGCGGACTTTTTGTTGCGCACAGGTACTTGTCGATACCCCAAGCGAATACTGGCAATCTCCTTCAAGGTTGACGCTAGCAAAAACCTAAAGGAACGAGTGCAGCGTCGCTGCGGTAGCGAGCTTTCATCTCGGTTCGATAGCTATACCTTTCATGCGTTCGCCAAGCGCATCATCGACAAATTTCGCCCCGTGCTCTCAGGGGAAGACGCGTTGGACCCTGGTTACCAAATCGGCGATCGCAGGATTAGCCGTAAGCAAATCGAGTTTCGCGACTTGGTACCGTTTGCGATTCAAATACTCACCCAGTCTGCTGTAGCTAGAAACGCAATACGTCAGTCCTACAGCGACGTTTTTCTGGATGAGTTTCAGGACTGTACGGATCAGCAATACGACTTGATCAAGACGGCATTCCTTGACACCTCTATTCGTCTAACAGCCGTGGGTGACACGAAGCAAAAAATCATGGGATGGGCCGGTGCACTAGACGGGATTTTCCTGAAGTTCGCTCAGGATTTCGATGCGGTACCGCTCAATATGTACCGCAACTTTCGCTCCAAGCCTCGTCTGCTGCGCATGCAGAACGACATCATCCGCGTACTCGATCCACAATCGGTAATGGCTGATGATCAGGTGGAAGGTAACCAAGGGGAGGTTCTAGCGTTTCGCTATAGCGACAGCCACGCAGAGGCGGAGCATCTAGCGAACCTGGTCGCTGAATGGGTCAATAACGACGGCGTTCCGCTTTCTGAGATTGCTATCCTCGTGTCCAAGCAGCTGGATCTATACGCAGGCGAGTTGATGACTGCGCTCGAAGCCCGCGGCATCCCCTACCGAAACGAGCAGCAGATGCAGGATATTACTGTTGAACCGGCAGCGCGTCTGGTAGTGGATTTTCTGTCATCAGTTTACGGAAACCGCGAACCCAAAGCCTGGATGAGGCTGATGAGCCAACTGATCCCCTACGCTGACGAGGACATCCAGGCAAATGCACGTCAGGATCTAGGCCGTTTCATCACGTCTCAGCGCAAGAGCATCGCAATCTCTGAGTTGCTCAGTGAAAGGTATGACGGGTGGTGGGACACAGCAGTAGCTTTCCTCAGGCACGTAGGTACCGAAGCGCTGGCATCCTTGTCTCCCGACTACGAGTCCCACGAGCGTCTACTTCAGGTTTTGCGAGACACGAAGGCGCGCATTGAGGAATTATTGAAGCTTGAGCCTGATCTTCCGAAAGCACTCCTCCGATTTTCAGATGATCAGGCTGTGAGGATTCTGACCATCCACAAGAGCAAGGGGCTGGAGTTCGACTCGGTCATCATTCTCGCCGTAGACAACGAAATTTTCTTCGGCGACCAAGATGCTAATCGATGTGCGTTTTTTGTGGGTGTATCACGTGCAAAGCGGCGTTTGGCACTCACCTTTGCAGACACTCGGTCAAGGCCGCAAGGTCATACTGGACGGTGGAGCCTTCAACGCACGATGCAGGAAGAATACTTTTCATACGCAGTACCTCACTTGAATGCTTAAGCCTCTGGTGAGGTAATCCTGCAACTCTCATCGACTCTCGTATCTGTCATGCGGTCCTGGCTCGTATCTGCCAACCAGGACTGTCGGACTATCAAGCCGCTGCCACCCTTCAGCGTAACGTTACATGGGTATGCCCGAACCTTCATGAGCCTGAAAAGCATAGCCTTCTGTGATCTGCATCAGCATTAACTCAACCTGGTTCTATAAAATCCCCACCCCAAACGCTCCCATTGATCTAGGTCATGTGTGGTGACAAATAATTTCCCAGTGGGTGTTGTCTGCGAAGCCGCAAAATACGTGGCATCTGTACGTAACTAGTCGCGGAGTACCGTAGTTCGCCATTTACATCTATTGCCATATGTCACAGTGGTGGAGCGGCCCAAGGCGATCACTGACGAGCGGAGGGAAGAGGGTCGAGAAAGCGAAACTGAAAGTTCGTTTCTTAAATATTTTGTCAATCAGGTTCAGAATGACATCCCCTCCATTGCTTAAGCGAGAAGCTCCTCTACCTGACGTGATCCGACGGTTGTCGAGAGCATCTCAAAGGGGCTTTTGCCCGAGAAACTGGACTTCGGTTTGGAAAGCCAGCACAAAGCCTTATCAGTGTTGCCAAAAAAAGACTCAGCTAAAGCAATGGCATGCGCCACGCGAAACAAATGATCACTTTGACTGGTGGTTAGTCGCTCGTCCCTGGCCAGCTTTGTTTTGAGAGAATGGGCAGGGATGATTGCGTCCTGATCACCAGGGCCGATCAGTCCTGAGTCGCACATTGCCGTTAGCCATTTAAAATAGCAGCCTGACAGTGGTCTTTGAACTCATTTTCTAAGTCATGCTCGTAATACAGCGCATCTAGCCAGAAAAAACCAACATGAGGCGTCTTATCAGCTAACGATTTAACATCGTTACCGCTGAGCTTAGGTAAGTGCAGGTTTATGATCTCAAACGCAAAAGATGCTGATGCCATCGCCCTATGCACTTTGTGTGACTCCATCGCTCCTACAATGCCCCTGGGGAGGCGCTTGCGAGGCCGCAGTGTATATCGCGTCTTAGCACTGAAAGCCAACTCAGAATAAATCCAGGGAGAAAACGTGCGATCGCCTTCAGCGAACCCTTCATGTCCTTTGATACTTACGGAGTTTTGGGTGTTGAAAAAGATGAAACACTCCGATGCATCAATCATTCGATGTAGCTCCTCATTCAACATTAAAAACAGAGAAGCCGCCACGTCATTGCATTTATCGTAAGAGAAGTTGGTGGTTCCACCTACCTCTTCTTTATCGGAGTAATGAGCATTTATCTTCAATAGCAAATCACCCACATAGCCCCACACACAGGAGTCCACGAAGACTTTGACGCCCCGTTTTTCCAGAGAAAGCGCAAACTCGATAGCTTCACGCTCATCGCGATGGGAATGCGACAAGAACACATGGGCGTCCTGCTGCGGGAATATTTTTTTAGCGAGCTCCTTGGCGTCAATCACGTCCTTTTTATCAATCTGACCTATAACATAGTTAGCCAGGTCATTGACCGCCGCGTCGCGGGCCTGTTTGCGATAATCATCAATGGCCGCATTACTGATCATCTCGAACGGTTTATAGTGCTCAATTTCAAAACCCAGATACATATTGTCCCCAGCTCATTTTGATGAGAATCCGAATACCACCTGTAAAATTGGAATTTAGCTCCGCAACCATGATTCCAGCGTTACGGCTGAGTCCGTCTTTTGTGAATAGACCATCCAGAGCTCATTTGAGTAGCCCTGAAGCTTCCCCCAGATTATTCTTGGATACAAACCCATGTATTCCCAAGATGACCAACCATCAAGGCCTGCAGAATCAGAGGCACCGAAAATCGCGATTTTGTGAATCCCTTTTTTCCCATCGGCGACGCCCAGCTCCCATGGCACCCATCGGCTATCTTTGCTATTGGGACTCGTAAGGAGTACGAACCGCTTGCACTCAACAATCCGCTTCTTTAACAACTCCGCCGTCTCTTCCGACGTGTGACTCGGCATTGCCGGGTCTACCTCATCGATATAGGGGACGCCGCCATGGCTAGCGATAACCTCAATGGCCCCCGCCACCAAATCCTCATCTTTACTGGAATGCGAGATAAATGTCAGGTTGTGTGCTGACGCAGTCAAAGACTTCGTGAAATTGCGGCTTCGAGAGGCATTGGTAGCAATGCTTTTTAGTTCGGTTCTGGTGACGTTACGAGCCATTTTCTTAGCCGTTAACTGTTAATTAATTGTTCCAAAGTTGGGCTTCAGACATCTAGCGAGACGGATCATTTACGAAAGCCCAAAAGTCCGAGTGCACTTTAGAGGCATCCTCTACATACAATCGCTGATTTACTTGGTTGACCAAGGGATACAAGCCTAAGTATTCCTGGCCATCGAATCCGGAATTCACTGTATCTACGAGGGGAAGGATAGCGACACCACCGTCCTTGTAACCGTCGAAATAACCCAACTCCCAAGGCATCCATTTGGACTGACCTGATCGATCAGTCGCTATATAGATCAGGCTTGAGCAGTTGCGCATTCGCTGACGCAAGCGCTCCGCCGTTTCCTTGTCAACATGCTCGCGATCCAGCTCTTCATCTTCAACCCAATCAATGTAAACGCTGTATCCCTGCTCTTTAAGCAACATGGCTACGCCCACTACCAGATCCTGGTCCAGCATCGAATGGGACAAAAACACATCGAACCGCTCATCCGAGTAGGACTCTAGTCCCGCAACTTGATCGAGCATATTTTCCGAGCGGCGCGCAGCAGCCTTTGCCTGCTCCTTGGTAAAAAAAGCCATGTATACCTCTTAGAAGAATGAGAGAGAGCGCTTATGCGCACTCTTTGATAGCTGTTTCGATCCAGGTAGGCAGATTCGCTTTGATGACCCCGTACGCGTCATTTGAACGGGGATCGTACACCTTAGGTGTATAGACCGTTCCGTTGGCCCGCTTCAGAGTCAAGGAGCTGAAGGGATTAGTTCCGTATACTCCGATGCCAGCATTTGGGCATCGGAGGTTATGGATACGAACACCTAGAACTGGAATACCCAGTTCCCATGCCCTCATGATTTCGTATCGCACCCATTTACGGCTCGCTGTTTCCGCTCCGATCAAAACCACCAGGCAGGTCTTGCGCTGGAGATTCTCGTTGATCCAACGCTTAACGCCTTCATCAGAGCGCTTGATTTCTTCCCAGCGGTTTGGGCTGACCGGTTCATCCCCGTCGATAACACCCATGTTACGTATCTGCTGGACGCGCAACACGTCCTGGCCAAAATGGAAGCTGTAAAAAACGTTACGCTTCATGGATCAAACCCCCGCCAGTTTCTTGACGATCCCGAGTACTATGTCCTCGATCACTTTGGCATCAGTCGAGCTTTCGTTTAGTTTTTTCAATTCGTCGGCCAGCCAAAGATCTTCAGGTATATAGCTACCGGGATCGGCAATCACTTTATCGGCCAGTTCTTTCGCCATATAGCCCGTTGCTCCAATAGGTACTGGAACGACGCCTTTTGCAACGGCGATGTCGAATTCCTTTTGGACGCCTCCGGCATTTTCGATGCCGTTTTGGCCAGCCTTATTACCAAAGATAAATAGCGCGATGCCTGACAGCGAGATCATGCGCTCGCGGTACTGTTGCCATAGCACACCCAAATCCTGGCCCTGCGATGCCACCTGGGGAAATGGCCTCATAACCAACTGATCTTCTGAATACTTCTCTGGATTTGAATAGATAGCATCCAAGGCACCGTTGATTACGGCGCTTCCCACGCCCCATCCAAATCCATTGACTACGCGGTAGCCGGCTCGGATTAGGCTGGATGAGAGTGAGTGGATGAAGTTCAGCGCGTCATTTTTTTCCCAATCACCGTATTCTTCCGCGCTGCCGGCAATGAAGATGGTTTTCTTGAGGAACTGCTCCTCAATCGCCCTCAGAACTTTGGGAATGTCTTTGTAATCCTCGACCAGAAGCGTTTGGATTCCAAACCGCTTTAGGTCCCGAATGTGCAATTCCTGCTTGCGCTGGCGGTATCGTACCGCCTCAGCGTCTTCGTTTTCATACGGAGTGGAGGGTTCGCGGCGCAGGAAGCAGTAGTGCTCACGCCGCGCATGCGGTGGCACGTGCAGTCGACTCAGTACGTAATCAAGGTTCGGATCGGTGAAGCTGAAGCCGATGAAAAGGAAGGTCTTGGAGATCAAATCACCGCTCAAAGCCGTGACAAAGGCCTCGTGCGTTTTGTAATACTGCTCGTATTGAGATTTATAGAGAATGGCCTCTGTGGAAGACAGTGCATCTCCGTGCATTTTGTAAACAACGGCATCCCGCTTAGGTCGCGTGGTCAAGAGGTCGGAAACCTGATGCTTAACGTCTGGAACACGCTGGTTCTTACGAAGCGTATTTTCAATAAGTTGGTCGTAGTTGGTCGTCCAGTATGTTCTGATTGGCAAGCGGGCCAGAATTTGGTGCGAATCCGACGGCTCCGCATGCTCGGAGAACTCGTCAATGATGCGACGAGCCAGTCCACCTGATCCGCTGCGCTCGTTAACGTGAAACTGGGCAAGTGAAACCAGGTCGTGCTCCTTGTCAACCGAAAGCCCGAGCTCTTCCGCTACCTCTCGCATCAGCTCTGGCCAGTTCACGTAGCCGCAATCCCGAGAAAGCCCAGCCCCCGCAAAGACTGCGGCAACACCTTCATTCAGATCCCGGACGTACCGGCGAATAAAAATTTCAATTTCTGCCGAAAACTTTTTCCGCATACAAGCGTCTTCCTTAGACTCGCGCCAGCAAATAATCTGCGGCGGTCTAATCAACGCGGCGCAGCCTAGAGCCACTGAACGGCTCGCTAACTAACGCTACGCTAGTATCTGGGAATATCGCTTCACGACTAAAGTCGCCTTGAAATTTTCCGAAAATAGGATCCAAAAAAATTATAAGTATCGTAGTATAGAATAGCGTCAGACCCTCTTCGAGTTATGGATTCAAAACGGAATAATCTCGCGAAGTTAGCATTCTATAGTGAAGCGATTTATCTAGCATTTTACTAGTGGCGGGTAATTGTCAGGGGTTAGTCGACACGAGTCTTCCAGCAGCAAATCATACGAATTTGAAAATGGAGATGGTCGCATGCCCCGCAGTTCAGCCACAGCCTATTAGCGAGGAGGTCTTTTCCGCATCTGTCAGGGCGAATGGCTCACTACTTGAAAGGCACGGTTGAGCACCCGACATTCCCAATGTCCTTATTCGGCAGTTCACCGTGGCAACGCCGAGCACGGTTTGGTGCGGTGACATCACCTATATCTGGACGCAGGGCCGATGGCATTACCTGGCCGTCGTCTTAGACTTGTGCAGCCGCAGAGTGGTGGGTTGTGCGATGTCCGCCAAGCCCGATGTTGACCTGGTCATCAAGGCGCTCGACAGGGCTTACCAGATACGTGGCAAGCCGCATGGCGTCCTGTTCCACAGCAACCAGGGTAGCCAATACAGCAGTCGTAGCTTCCGCCAGCGACTCTGGCGCTATTATCGGATGACCCATAGCATGAGCAGACGGGGAAATTGCTACGATAACGCGCCCATGGAGCGGCTGTTTCGTAGCCTGAAAACAGAGTGGGTACCGACGGTGGGTTACATGACGACAGCGTTGGCCGAGCAGGACATCGCCCGCTATCTCATGCAGCGGTATAACTGGACAAAGCCGCATCAGCACAACGGTTTCATACCGCCAGCGGTTGCGGAAGAAAGACTTAATTATGTGTCCGGGAATTGTTGACCACTACAGCTGACGCGTTGAGGCTTTTGTAACGAGGAGAACTATCCCGCTCTAACGGAGCTTCCAGCCAGGCTTGCAGATTTTCTGTATTTTTAAATACGTTCCACGTAATATTTTTTAGATTTTCGATCTATTAGGTCGGATAAGATTTAATTATCAGACCTAATATGCGCCGAGGTGAGTCATGGCAGTAGGGGTACCGGAACACGAGGTGTTTGCCGCCGCGGACGCGGTGCTCGCCCGCGGTGAACGGCCGACGGTGGAGCGGGTACGCCTGGAACTGGGACGCGGCAGCCCGGCGCGAGTGGGTGGATTGCTCGATCAATGGTGGGCACGTCTGGCCGAGCGGCTGAGCGGTGAGACTCGCCTGCCGACGTTGCCGGGCGAGGTATCACAGGCCTTTGTCGCGGTGTGGCAGCAGGCGATTCATCTGGCACAGGGCGTCGTCGAACAGGGTTTGGCCGAACAGTGCTGAATGATGAACGCGAACGAATGGCGGCGGCGGAAGATCAAGCGCGTCAGGACATGGCCAAGGCGCGTCAGCAGGTTGCAGAAGCGGTGGCAGGGCGGCAGGCCGCCGAACTACGTTTGGCTGACCTGGAGCTGCTACTGTCCCAACGTCAAACACAGATTGATGACTTGCAACAGCAACGGGAGAGCGCGGCGCACGAGCGCCGTGAGGCCCAACAGCACCCCCAGGAATTGCAGCAGGAACCGCAGGCGTTACGACTCAAGGCCGAGCAGGAGCATGTCGCGCAAGAGAACTATGTGCGCGGCATTGAGGATCGGGCTCATCGCGAGATTGATCGCTCTCGGGAAGAGGTCAAGGCTGTTGCAAATCAGTTAAAGGCCGCCAGCCGAAAGAGTGATGACCTGCAGCGAAAACTGGAGCTGTCTCAGAGCGAACTCAGCCAGGCGCAGCAACGGGCAACCGCACAGCTAGCTCGGGCTGAAACCTTGGAGCAGCAGCTGATTCGAATGCGTGAGCTGCCTAAGGTTACGCGTAAGCCAAGAGTCAGAAAAGTTCAGCAACACATAATCGCCAAGAGTGAGGAGCTTTCGCGCCATAGAATGACTGCTATCGGCCAGAAGCAGTCGGTGGACTATGCGATGGCAAATTGGTGGCTTTTCTCCGCCTTTGTTGCGATATTCAGATCAGAATTAGGCCCCCCCCACCAGCGTCCTCTTAGACCAATAGGGGCACTAATGTGCCGAACACCAATTTATATCACTACAAGGAATGTGGAATGTCACAAAAAATATATTTCGATGAGTCCGGATTTACAGGGAACAATCTGCTGCACCCAAGACAGAATTACTTCGCCTACGCCTCGGTTGCTACAGATGATGATGAGGCGAAAACCACTGTAGAGAGGATTATTAAGAAATACAATATCCAAGGGGGCGAGCTAAAAGGCGCCAATCTTGTGAAGTTTGCGAAAGGCAGGAAAGCAATCACGGAGGTGCTTGATGCTTTCGATGGTCGAATTAAAGTCTCAGTTTCTGACAAAAAGTTTGCCTTGGCGGCAAAGTTTCACGAGTACATTTTTGAGCCTTGTTATTCCGATATCAACTCTCTTTTCTATGGGATTGGTTTCCACCGTTTCATAGCGAACGTGCTGTATATGGAGTTCATCACCCGCGGTGCGGGTGCGGATGAACTATTTGCTGAGTTTGAAGCACTGATGAGGGATGGCAGCGGGCAAAATCTCGAAACTATTTTCTCGTCGTCAGCGGTTGCGGAGCACTCCGAGACTATCAGGTTGATCCGTGAGTTTGCCCAAAAGCGTCACCAAGATATTCGAAGTGAATTGGCATCATTAGCGAACGGTGAGACGGGCAAATGGGTGCTTGATCTGACCAACTCCGCTTTATATACCCTCTTGGCTAATTGGGGAGTCGAGCATGAGATAATCACAGCAGTCTGCGATCACTCTAAACCCCTCCAACACAACCAGGAGATGTTCACCTCAATGGTGGGCAATACGACAAAGAGTTTCTCTGAAATGGGGGGAGAGCAACATCCGATCACGTTCAACCTGTCTGGCCCAATAGAATTTGCTGCATCCCATGAAGCACACGGCATTCAGATTGCGGACGCCGTCGCTGCTGCGGCCGTGTACGTTTTTTCAGGGGTCAAAGATGAATCGGCTGACCATTGGCGGCACATCATTGCACGACAGGCTCGTTATGGCAGCGTAGTGCCC
This genomic stretch from Pseudomonas sp. Os17 harbors:
- a CDS encoding toll/interleukin-1 receptor domain-containing protein, coding for MYLGFEIEHYKPFEMISNAAIDDYRKQARDAAVNDLANYVIGQIDKKDVIDAKELAKKIFPQQDAHVFLSHSHRDEREAIEFALSLEKRGVKVFVDSCVWGYVGDLLLKINAHYSDKEEVGGTTNFSYDKCNDVAASLFLMLNEELHRMIDASECFIFFNTQNSVSIKGHEGFAEGDRTFSPWIYSELAFSAKTRYTLRPRKRLPRGIVGAMESHKVHRAMASASFAFEIINLHLPKLSGNDVKSLADKTPHVGFFWLDALYYEHDLENEFKDHCQAAILNG
- a CDS encoding TIR domain-containing protein, with the protein product MKRNVFYSFHFGQDVLRVQQIRNMGVIDGDEPVSPNRWEEIKRSDEGVKRWINENLQRKTCLVVLIGAETASRKWVRYEIMRAWELGIPVLGVRIHNLRCPNAGIGVYGTNPFSSLTLKRANGTVYTPKVYDPRSNDAYGVIKANLPTWIETAIKECA
- a CDS encoding ATP-dependent helicase, with product MIEALAWRPADNLTLEPNALRAAKEQQDCLALTAGPGAGKTEMLAQRADFLLRTGTCRYPKRILAISFKVDASKNLKERVQRRCGSELSSRFDSYTFHAFAKRIIDKFRPVLSGEDALDPGYQIGDRRISRKQIEFRDLVPFAIQILTQSAVARNAIRQSYSDVFLDEFQDCTDQQYDLIKTAFLDTSIRLTAVGDTKQKIMGWAGALDGIFLKFAQDFDAVPLNMYRNFRSKPRLLRMQNDIIRVLDPQSVMADDQVEGNQGEVLAFRYSDSHAEAEHLANLVAEWVNNDGVPLSEIAILVSKQLDLYAGELMTALEARGIPYRNEQQMQDITVEPAARLVVDFLSSVYGNREPKAWMRLMSQLIPYADEDIQANARQDLGRFITSQRKSIAISELLSERYDGWWDTAVAFLRHVGTEALASLSPDYESHERLLQVLRDTKARIEELLKLEPDLPKALLRFSDDQAVRILTIHKSKGLEFDSVIILAVDNEIFFGDQDANRCAFFVGVSRAKRRLALTFADTRSRPQGHTGRWSLQRTMQEEYFSYAVPHLNA
- a CDS encoding toll/interleukin-1 receptor domain-containing protein; the encoded protein is MAFFTKEQAKAAARRSENMLDQVAGLESYSDERFDVFLSHSMLDQDLVVGVAMLLKEQGYSVYIDWVEDEELDREHVDKETAERLRQRMRNCSSLIYIATDRSGQSKWMPWELGYFDGYKDGGVAILPLVDTVNSGFDGQEYLGLYPLVNQVNQRLYVEDASKVHSDFWAFVNDPSR
- a CDS encoding toll/interleukin-1 receptor domain-containing protein — protein: MARNVTRTELKSIATNASRSRNFTKSLTASAHNLTFISHSSKDEDLVAGAIEVIASHGGVPYIDEVDPAMPSHTSEETAELLKKRIVECKRFVLLTSPNSKDSRWVPWELGVADGKKGIHKIAIFGASDSAGLDGWSSWEYMGLYPRIIWGKLQGYSNELWMVYSQKTDSAVTLESWLRS
- a CDS encoding DUF3800 domain-containing protein, which gives rise to MSQKIYFDESGFTGNNLLHPRQNYFAYASVATDDDEAKTTVERIIKKYNIQGGELKGANLVKFAKGRKAITEVLDAFDGRIKVSVSDKKFALAAKFHEYIFEPCYSDINSLFYGIGFHRFIANVLYMEFITRGAGADELFAEFEALMRDGSGQNLETIFSSSAVAEHSETIRLIREFAQKRHQDIRSELASLANGETGKWVLDLTNSALYTLLANWGVEHEIITAVCDHSKPLQHNQEMFTSMVGNTTKSFSEMGGEQHPITFNLSGPIEFAASHEAHGIQIADAVAAAAVYVFSGVKDESADHWRHIIARQARYGSVVPDMDEVRLELQRAQRNTLLLQHLHRRAMEEVSLTEGLPQVIADITRRLRVSPFQMG
- a CDS encoding SIR2 family protein gives rise to the protein MRKKFSAEIEIFIRRYVRDLNEGVAAVFAGAGLSRDCGYVNWPELMREVAEELGLSVDKEHDLVSLAQFHVNERSGSGGLARRIIDEFSEHAEPSDSHQILARLPIRTYWTTNYDQLIENTLRKNQRVPDVKHQVSDLLTTRPKRDAVVYKMHGDALSSTEAILYKSQYEQYYKTHEAFVTALSGDLISKTFLFIGFSFTDPNLDYVLSRLHVPPHARREHYCFLRREPSTPYENEDAEAVRYRQRKQELHIRDLKRFGIQTLLVEDYKDIPKVLRAIEEQFLKKTIFIAGSAEEYGDWEKNDALNFIHSLSSSLIRAGYRVVNGFGWGVGSAVINGALDAIYSNPEKYSEDQLVMRPFPQVASQGQDLGVLWQQYRERMISLSGIALFIFGNKAGQNGIENAGGVQKEFDIAVAKGVVPVPIGATGYMAKELADKVIADPGSYIPEDLWLADELKKLNESSTDAKVIEDIVLGIVKKLAGV
- a CDS encoding antitoxin Xre/MbcA/ParS toxin-binding domain-containing protein — protein: MCDSGLIGPGDQDAIIPAHSLKTKLARDERLTTSQSDHLFRVAHAIALAESFFGNTDKALCWLSKPKSSFSGKSPFEMLSTTVGSRQVEELLA
- a CDS encoding ATP-dependent nuclease, giving the protein MKLQSLRLSNFQSFGLTPTELTFENITYLIGPNGSGKTAALQALCRLFAFDPSMRRIQRSDFHVSHTELEVPAERVLWIEADFIFPELATDDDSTTVAPHFGHMRLDEPNGIPRVRYRLRATMGIDGDIDESLVYVLDVDADGAPLNTAQVARSERNHIHVHYLPARRDPADHIAYSANALLGRIVRSVQWDKERVAIRELTTQISESLSANPCIDAFSTSLASAWGALHKGSFFTDPRITFIASEIESLLRHLSVSFTPGHEDNFVDFARLSDGQKSMLYLSLVLSSQAIGRAVMSGENKSFDLDRLRPPVFTLIAVEEPENSLSPHYLGRIVNALDAMAAHPDAQALIATHAPSMLRRVEPEHIRYLRLTQDRQTRIAQIVLPAEADIAHKYVREAVQAFPEVYFSRLVVLGEGDSEEIVLPRLLRAKGIPVDESAITIAPLGGRHVNHFWRLLAGLRIPYVTLLDLDVARYAAGWGRIKYVNDQLEQHEPEKALTTTVTTPKWNEDTLLVRRDHFFWLDGVNRNLFEVLQERGVFFAYPMDLDFAMLLSYPDAYGVVKTAPTIDIVKAVLGKSHHNASQYTPDELLLFDTYHQSFKLGSKPASHLEALATLTDQQLLDAMPKSLSDLSDALIAMLQELPE